The following proteins come from a genomic window of Mustelus asterias chromosome 1, sMusAst1.hap1.1, whole genome shotgun sequence:
- the tmem33 gene encoding transmembrane protein 33, translating into MADATRNGPQGGILQFMMANKLEAAMWLSRLFTVYCSILFIFPFMGLYEAANFYQRALLANALTSALRLHQRLPHFQLSRAFLSQALLEDSCHYLLFSLIFVNSHPVTMSIFPVFLFSLLHATAYTKKIFDILGPASLAFLRSILDKISANQQNILKFIACNEIFLMPATVFMLLSGNGSLLQPFIYYRFLALRYSSLRNPYCRNLFSELKLLLQHLIMKPACPGILRNMCLNCISFISRLAPTAN; encoded by the exons CAATTCATGATGGCGAACAAACTGGAAGCTGCCATGTGGCTCTCTCGGCTCTTCACAGTGTACTGTTCCAtcctctttatctttcctttcaTGGG GTTATATGAGGCTGCCAACTTTTACCAACGTGCCCTGTTGGCAAATGCCCTTACCAGTGCACTTCGATTACACCAACGCTTACCTCACTTTCAGCTGAGTCGTGCTTTTTTGAGTCAGGCCCTGTTAGAGGACAGCTGTCACTATCTCCTTTTCTCATTGATTTTCGTCAACTCTCATCCTGTTACAA TGAGTATTTTTCCAGTTTTCCTGTTTTCTCTGCTGCATGCGACAGCCTACACAAAGAAAATATTTGAT ATCCTGGGTCCAGCCAGTTTGGCTTTTCTGAGATCCATTTTGGATAAAATTTCAGCCAATCAGCAGAACATTTTGAAGTTTATTGCCTGCAATGAAATTTTTCTGATGCCAGCTACAGTCTTTATGCTTTTAAG TGGGAATGGAAGCTTGCTGCAGCCTTTCATATACTACCGATTTCTTGCACTCCGTTACTCCTCTCTCAGAAATCCCTACTGCCG AAATCTCTTTTCGGAGCTGAAATTGTTATTACAGCACTTAATTATGAAACCTGCCTGCCCTGGAATTTTGCGAAACATGTGTCTTAACTGCATTTCTTTTATAAGCCGATTGGCTCCCACTGCAAATTGA